The Salvelinus fontinalis isolate EN_2023a chromosome 32, ASM2944872v1, whole genome shotgun sequence nucleotide sequence gtgctccgggcatgtgaataccagctggcaggtgtcttcactgacattttcaacctctccctgtctgagtctgtaataccaacatgtttcaagctgacctccatagtccctgtgcccaagaaaacaaaggcaacctgcctaaatgactacagacccgtagcactcacgtccgtagccatgaagtgctttgaaacgctggtaatggctcacatcaacaccattatcccataaaccctagacccattccaatttgcataccgcccaaacagatccacagatgatgcaatctctattgcactccacactgccctttcccacctggacaaaaggaacacctatgtgagaatgctattcattgactacagctcagcgttcaacaccatagtaccctcaaagctcatcactaagctaaggaccctgggactaaacacctccctgcaactggatcctggacttcctgacgggccgcccccaggtggtgagggtcggtagcaacacatctcccacgctgatcctcaacactggagctccccaggggtgcgtgctcagtcccctgctgtactccctgttcacccacgactgcatggccaggcacgactccaacaccattacgtttgcagaagacacaacagtggtaggcctgatcaccgacaacgacgagacagcctatagggaggaggtcagagacctggccgggtggtgccagaataacaacctatccctcaacgtaaccaagactaaggagatgattgtggactacaggaaaaggagcaccgagcatgcccccattctcatcgacggggctgtagtggaacagattgagagcttcaagttccttggtgttcaaatcaacaacaaactagaatggtccaaacacaccaagacagtcgtatagagggcacgacaaaacctattccccctcaggaaactaaaaagatgtgGCATggttcctgagatcctcaaaaggttctacagctgcaacatcgaaagcatcctggcccgttgcatcactgcctggtatggcaattgcttggcctctgaccgcaaggcacttcagagggtagtgtgtacggcccagtacatcactggggcaaagctatctgccatccaggacctctacaccaggcggtgtcagaggaaggccctaaaaatgttcaaagaccccagccaccccagtcatagactgttctctcaactaccgcatggcaagcggtaccggagggccaagtctaggacaaaaaggcttctcaacagtttttacccccaagccataagactcctgaataggTAATCAAATgattacctggactatttgcgtTGTGTgctcccccaacccctcttttacgctgctgctactctctgtcttatatgcatagtcactttaactatacattcatgtacatacttccTCAATTGccctgaccaaccagtgctcccgcacattggctaaccgggctatctgcattgtgtcccaccacctgccgacccctctttttacgctactgctattcTATGTTCATCAAATATATATtaagatggtttggaatgagttggactgcagagtgaaggaaaagcagccaacaagtgttcagcatatgtgggaactcctagactgttggaaaagcattcctcataaagctggttgagagaatgccaagagtgtgcaaagctgttatcaaggcaaagggtggctactttgaagaatctaaaatatattttgattagtttaaccctattttggttactacatgattccatgtgtgttttttcatagttttaatgtaaggtgaaagaaaaaacattgaatgaataggtccaaacctttgactggtactgtatattattttgaTGCCTAAAGGGCTCTTAAAATGCAAAGTCAAATATCTAAATGATCCtttgtatgaccatcttaaaacaattcaatATGTTAGCGTAATAGAATCCCCACCCAGGCTTAGACTAGAGGATTAATGTCCTGCTGATTTCAAAATAACCTACAAACCCAATGCGCTGCCTACTTTCCCTCGTTCCActtatttcctctcctctcctgcactATACTCTCTCTTCCCATGGCTATTTATTTATCTCAGATTTCTTCCTTTGACTATCTATTTGTACCTCCCTACCTCTCTTGAATTATCACTTCCTTTctcgtctctcctccctcactgatggtctctctttcgctctctgtgTTGGTGTAGAACGGGTACAACCAGGCCAAGCTGAGTATGCATGACCGGGCTCTGAAGGTGTCAGCGGTGGTAGaaagtctggagagagagatggagcttcTGCGTTTGACTGGGGTTGAGGACCAACTACAGGCCAATGTCCGGACAATCCTGGAGCTCCTCAGCAATGCTGGAATCAAGGTGTGAGACCACACTATCCTTCTGTGTTTTACTACAACCGTGAACGTACTGTTCATGTTGGCTGCATTTATATTGTGCTGTTGTTTCcatgtacagtataatgttagcTGTGAAAAAGAGGCACTCCATAGAATTTGACTGGTCCTTGTATAATATGAAATACTGCAAGATGGTCCTGTTAATGCCATTGCGGATACTCTGTCACTGATTCCATGTCATGGTTTTGTTTTCTGTTCAGATATGGATGCTTACTGGGGACAAGCTGGAGACAGCTACTTGTATCGCTAAAAGCTCCCATTTGGTGTCCAGAAGTGAAGATTGGTACGCTTCTCTTTCTTTTTAATGTTAAAATAATAATCTGTCACTTTATGAGTGTTTTAAAGGAATGAGGAAATGGTCTTGTATCTGTCCCATCCACTAATTGTGTTGCCGGGCTCTCGAGCAGGTCTCCAACGGTGGAGAGGCCCATCTGGAGCTCAATGCCTTCAGAAGGAAACACGACTGTGCTCTGGTCATCTCTAGAGACCCCTTGGCGgtactacaacacaacacacttcTCTCAAGATGGTACTGTAGATGCAGCCAAAAATATTCTGGTGTCAAAACTAAAACCTGTTGAGTCCAAAACCACAAAAAGAGCAACAAAGCACATCATCAATTATGATTTTATAAGCAAAACAAACTCCATTTTATCACCATTGATCTGAAGAGATGGTACAGTAAGTTATATGTGAATGTGCTTGTGGGTCCGGATGTGTTTGCTTTTTCCAAATCCATATGTTTctcttcccacaggtgtgtcTGCGGGACTATGAGCATGAGTTTGTGGAGCTGGCGTGTCAGTGTCCAGCGGAAGTCTGCTGTCGCTGCTCCAATTACTCAGAAAGCCCAGATCGTCCACCTGCTCAAGCAGCACACAGCCAACAGAACCTGTTCCATAGGTGAGCCCCTGTGCCATAGGTGGAAAGGGGCTCACCTATGGCCGAGGTTCTGTAACAACTAACCACTCTCATCCTTTGTATGAGATACGGAACTGCTACAATGATCTGTGTACAGTGAATGCCAAATTATAAAATAGATTGTAGAAAATGCCTACCAGTAATATACCTGTATCTCACTATTGACTACTTTGTTTTGAAAATGAAGAAACTAGAACCGGTAATAAGAAGGTACACCCCTATTATGTCCACAATCAAAGAGCGTCAAACCCTGTGTCTTCAGACTTACTGTAATCCTAATAGGTggactctgtctggtgtgtcaaTGAacatgcattgaataacagacttTCAGTGAGCATTGAAGGGGCAGCCGCCTGGCGGGTAGGGACGtttggccagtaactgaaaggttgcttgatcgaatccctgtgctgacaatgtaaaaatatgttgttgtgCCCTAgagcaaggtagttaacccactgttccctgggcgctgatgacgtggatgtcgattaaggcagcctcccgcacctctctgattcagaggggttgggttaaatgcggatggcacatttcagttgaatgcattcagttgtacaactgactaggtatccctgtcacgccctgaccttagagatcctttttatgtctgtattttgggttggtcagggcgtgagttgggatgggtgttctatgttgtgtatttctttgtgtttggcccaggtgtggttctcaatcagaggcagctgtctatcgttgtctctgattgagaaccatacttaggtatcccttttttccacctgtgttggtgggaaggtgactttgtttagggcacatagcctttgagcttcacggtttgcttttttgtagtgtttattgttttgttcggcgtcattttgattaaaataaagaaaatgtacgctcaccacgctgcacctttgtcctcatctttcaacagccgtgacaatcCCTCTTTCCCCATTGAGGATCAGAGTAACTTAAAATAagtaaaccaaaacaaaggcctAATGTACATATTTCGTCCCCTAAAAGAATAAACCAATTCATTGTATTTTTAGGTCTTGTCATTATTAACTAGAAACAAATTGATTCTAGTTGATTACTAGAATACATTCTAGTTGATCAATTCTCTAGTTTCTTTCTCAAGCTGA carries:
- the LOC129831465 gene encoding probable phospholipid-transporting ATPase IIB; the encoded protein is MHDRALKVSAVVESLEREMELLRLTGVEDQLQANVRTILELLSNAGIKIWMLTGDKLETATCIAKSSHLVSRSEDWSPTVERPIWSSMPSEGNTTVLWSSLETPWRYYNTTHFSQDGTVDAAKNILVSKLKPVESKTTKRATKHIINYDFISKTNSILSPLI